Part of the Halopenitus persicus genome is shown below.
CTCGCTCGGCGAGAACTCCTCGGACATCGAGAGCAGCCGGACGAACGCCCGGAGCTCCTCGTCGGTGAGCTGGGCGAACTCGTCGTTTTCTATCTTCTCGACCACCTCGTCGACGTCGATCTGCCCGACCGGGTCGACGTTGAACTCGACGTTGACCATCCGGTAATCCGAGCCGGCGAGCCGCTGTTCGGCCGTGCCGACGCCCTCGGCGAGCATCTCCTTGAACGGCGTGTGATAGCCCATCGACCCGAGATGGAGGAACGCGAGCATGTCGATGATCCCCTGGGTGAACGCCTCTCGGTCCTCGTCTTTGGGATCGAAGACCGTCTCCCGGTCGCGCTGTTCGAGGTGTTCAAAGAGGATCGAGAAGTCGATGACCGCGTTGCGAACCCGCCGGCGAATGCGGTTTCGCTTCTGTTTCTTCGAGTGCTCGGTGTAGTCGGTCTTGCGACCCAGAAGGAAATCGCGGTCCGACGGGGTCAGGATGCCGCGGGGACGGTCGGCGTCCGCAGCCGTCTCCAGCGACTTCGGTACGTCCTCACTCATACTCGGAGTACGGGGAGGGCGCGAATTAATCCTTGGGGTGCCCGTCCCGCGACGGGACCGACGAGCACGTCCGCGGCCGAGCTGTCGAGGGTGACGAGCCTCGAACCTCCCGTTTCAGGGGCGACGACGAGCGATCTCGCCGATCGTCTCCGCGATCACTTCGACGCCGACGTCGAGGCTCCGCTCGTCGATATCGAAGGTCGGCGTGTGGTGGTCGGTCGGGTGGTCCGTCCCGACGAGCAGATAGGACGCGAGCCCACCGTTCTCCTGGACCCGCTCCATCAGATAGGCCACGTCCTCGCTCCAGCCGAACTCCTGTTCGGGCACGACCGTGTCGACGGTCGTGATCCCGCGCGCGACCGAGCCGATCAGCTCCCGCAGCTCCGGGTCGCTGTCGGCCCGCGGCGACTCGCTGATGACCCGCAGCGTCACGTCGCAGTCGTGCATCTCCGCGGCGGCGTAGAGGACGCGCTCGAGCTCGGTTCGCGCGTACTCCATCAGGGCCGTGGTCTCGCCGCGGACCTCGCCGTCGATGGTGATCTCCTCGGCGATGACGTTGCTCGCCGTCCCGCCCTCGATCCGGCCGACGTTCACCCGCGTCATCCCGTCGCTGTGCCGCGGGATCGCGTACGCGTTCTGGATCGCGGTCGCGACCGCCTGCATCGCGTTCGCGCCGGCGTTCGGCGCGGTGCCGGCGTGGGCGCTGGCCCCCTCGAAGGTCGCGGTGAGGTGGGCCATCGCCAGGGGCTTTCGTATCCCGGAGACGACCGTTCCCGTCGGGTTTCCCAGGCCGACGTGCATCGCGAGCAGGTAGTCGACGTCGTCGACGTAGCCGCCCTCGACGAGGGGCTTTCCGCCGCCGGAGATCTCCTCGGCCGGCTGGAAGAACAGCTTGAACGTCCCCGAGAAGTCGCCGTGTTTGACCGCCTCGAGCACCCCGAGGGCGATCGTCGGGTGCGCGTCGTGTCCGCAGGCGTGCATGAATCCCTCGTGTTCCGACCGGAATCCCTCGTCGGCGGGCACGTGACCCGGCTCGTCGGCCTCGGTCATCGAGACGGCGTCGAGGTCGACCCGGAGGCCGACCGTCGGGCCGGGGCCGCACTCAAGCACCGCGACGCAGCCGGTGTGGCCGTCCGCGGTCCGCTCGAGCACGTCCTCGCGGACGTCCGCCTCGCGGGCTCGTTCCAGCCACGCGTCGAGCTCGTCCTGCTCGGGCACCGCCATTCGTGCGTCGCTCGCCAGCGCCTCGCGGCCGACCGCGAGCTCGTCGACGCCGATCCGTTCGGCTTCCTCGACGACCCGCTCGGTCGTCACGAACTCCCGCCACCCCGGTTCTGGGTGGCGATGGAACGCCCGACGGATCTCCGACAGGCGGTTGCGTACGTCGTGGGACATCGATCTGCCGTCGATTGTCGACGGAGGTACTTAACCGTGCCCGGTGGGGCAAGGAAGGGTGACGCATAGCGAGCGGAAGCCCACCCCGTTAGGGGTGGGAGGACGTCAAGTCCGTGGGCGAGAACGTGGCCGCCTCAGCCGAGGGACGCGATCGCGTCCATCTCGACGTCGACGTCGTCCGGCAGCCGGGAGACCTCGACGCAGACCCGGGCCGGCGGGTCGCCCTCGAAGGCGGCACCGTAGGCCTCGTTGACCGCCTGGTAGTCGTCGAGGTCGGT
Proteins encoded:
- a CDS encoding amidohydrolase, with protein sequence MSHDVRNRLSEIRRAFHRHPEPGWREFVTTERVVEEAERIGVDELAVGREALASDARMAVPEQDELDAWLERAREADVREDVLERTADGHTGCVAVLECGPGPTVGLRVDLDAVSMTEADEPGHVPADEGFRSEHEGFMHACGHDAHPTIALGVLEAVKHGDFSGTFKLFFQPAEEISGGGKPLVEGGYVDDVDYLLAMHVGLGNPTGTVVSGIRKPLAMAHLTATFEGASAHAGTAPNAGANAMQAVATAIQNAYAIPRHSDGMTRVNVGRIEGGTASNVIAEEITIDGEVRGETTALMEYARTELERVLYAAAEMHDCDVTLRVISESPRADSDPELRELIGSVARGITTVDTVVPEQEFGWSEDVAYLMERVQENGGLASYLLVGTDHPTDHHTPTFDIDERSLDVGVEVIAETIGEIARRRP
- a CDS encoding ASCH domain-containing protein, translating into MSEDVPKSLETAADADRPRGILTPSDRDFLLGRKTDYTEHSKKQKRNRIRRRVRNAVIDFSILFEHLEQRDRETVFDPKDEDREAFTQGIIDMLAFLHLGSMGYHTPFKEMLAEGVGTAEQRLAGSDYRMVNVEFNVDPVGQIDVDEVVEKIENDEFAQLTDEELRAFVRLLSMSEEFSPSETRETIKDNVGEFVRKVNESEAERERAVEELTNRP